In Mus musculus strain C57BL/6J chromosome 1, GRCm38.p6 C57BL/6J, a single genomic region encodes these proteins:
- the Ifi208 gene encoding pyrin domain-containing protein 3 isoform 2 (isoform 2 is encoded by transcript variant 2): MTGEMVNYYKQIVLLSGLEYMNDYNFRALKSLLNHDLKLTKNMQDDYDRIKIADLMEEKFPEDAGLSKLIEVCEDIPELAARVDILRKEMEKVKNKTKIKSESSPLPLTSSLMEAWEVEPAMVTASSEIQSLPEPGAVLVGSKPQRPSHLCLSWCWSHIQKAKIFMRMLGSDHRSSCMCSKYSSPISHLSNPSFFLLRTFAK, encoded by the exons atgactggagagatggtgaaTTACTACAAGCAAATTGTTCTTCTGTCTGGATTAGAATATATGAATGACTATAACTTTAGAGCACTTAAGTCCTTACTGAACCATGACCTAAAACTGACTAAGAACATGCAAGATGATTATGACAGAATTAAGATTGCTGACTTAATGGAAGAAAAGTTCCCAGAGGATGCTGGATTGAGCAAACTGATAGAAGTATGTGAAGACATTCCAGAACTTGCAGCTCGTGTTGATATACTtagaaaagagatggagaaag ttaaaaataaaaccaaaataaaatcggAATCCAGTCCTCTCCCACTTACCTCCAGCCTGATGGAAGCTTGGGAAGTAGAACCAGCTATGGTGACAGCTTCATCAGAG ATacagtctctccctgaacctggagctgtgCTGGTAGGCAGCAAGCCTCAGAGACCATCCCATCTATGCCTTTCATGGTGCTGGAGTCACATACAGAAAGCCAAAATTTTTATGAGGATGCTGGGATCTGATCATAGGTCCTCATGTATGTGCAGCAAATACTCTTCTCCCATAAGTCACCTCTCAAATCCCTCATTCTTCCTTTTGAGAACATTTGCAAAATAG